In a single window of the Sphingobacteriaceae bacterium genome:
- a CDS encoding ribosomal L7Ae/L30e/S12e/Gadd45 family protein: MAGEQDPEAREAEERFYNLLGLVRRAGMLAAGHAAVDKLIQSGKGGLLILAGDAGPGTRERFTRRAKQASMPLLVVGSMAKLGHAVGLTPRAVLAVARGPLTLELRRAGLAIGGVLHEQKHPRVRTGKGAGRGESPRP; the protein is encoded by the coding sequence AGGATCCCGAGGCCCGCGAAGCCGAGGAGCGGTTTTACAACCTCCTGGGCCTGGTCCGGCGGGCCGGCATGCTGGCGGCGGGACATGCAGCTGTAGACAAACTGATCCAATCGGGCAAAGGCGGCCTGCTGATCTTGGCCGGGGATGCCGGGCCCGGGACCCGGGAGCGGTTCACCCGCAGGGCCAAGCAGGCTTCAATGCCTTTATTAGTGGTAGGTTCCATGGCGAAGCTGGGCCATGCCGTCGGGCTGACCCCCCGGGCGGTGCTGGCGGTGGCCCGGGGGCCTTTAACGCTGGAATTGCGCCGTGCGGGCCTCGCCATTGGGGGTGTCCTTCATGAGCAAAAACATCCGCGTGTACGAACTGGCAAGGGAGCTGGGCGTGGAGAGTCGCCGCGTCCTTAA